A section of the Kluyveromyces lactis strain NRRL Y-1140 chromosome F complete sequence genome encodes:
- a CDS encoding uncharacterized protein (no similarity): MAERSARVQFDLFESEKVLLRHKWIRILEEIDSEVSVTLGFDLYNTKKEDTKLHHCELKKVNQMRVGYDEFLLKKIKEAGIQNAK, translated from the coding sequence atggCAGAACGTAGTGCTAGAGTCCAATTTGATTTGTTCGAGTCCGAAAAAGTGTTGTTGCGACACAAATGGATCAGAATATTAGAGGAGATTGACTCCGAAGTCTCAGTGACGCTTGGATTTGATCTATACAATACTAAGAAAGAGGATACGAAGTTGCACCACTGCgagttgaagaaggtgaacCAAATGAGAGTCGGTTACGACGAGTTcctattgaagaaaattaaGGAAGCTGGAATACAAAATGCGAAATGA
- the ACC1 gene encoding acetyl-CoA carboxylase ACC1 (highly similar to uniprot|Q00955 Saccharomyces cerevisiae YNR016C ACC1 Acetyl-CoA carboxylase biotin containing enzyme that catalyzes the carboxylation of acetyl-CoA to form malonyl-CoA required for de novo biosynthesis of long-chain fatty acids): MSEENLSEVSISQSKQYEITEYSDRHSKLASHFIGLNTVDKADDSPLKEFVKSHGGHTVISKVLIANNGIAAVKEIRSVRKWAYETFGDERTVQFVAMATPEDLEANAEYIRMADQYIEVPGGTNNNNYANVDLIVEVAERADVDAVWAGWGHASENPLLPERLAASHRKIIFIGPPGNAMRSLGDKISSTIVAQHAKVPCIPWSGTGVDEVHVDKETNLVSVEDKVYQEGCCSSPEDGLKKAKEIGFPIMVKASEGGGGKGIRKVENEDEFLSLYQQAANEIPGSPIFIMKLAGKARHLEVQLLADQYGTNISLFGRDCSVQRRHQKIIEEAPVTIAKPDTFTEMEKAAVRLGQLVGYVSAGTVEYLYSHDEDKFYFLELNPRLQVEHPTTEMVTGVNLPSAQLQIAMGIPMHRIRDIRLLYGVDPKSASEIDFNFSTPESAKTQRKPTPKGHCTACRITSEDPNEGFKPSGGALHELNFRSSSNVWGYFSVGNNGGIHSFSDSQFGHIFAFGENRQASRKHMVVALKELSIRGDFRTTVEYLIKLLETEDFEDNTITTGWLDDLISQKMTAEKPDRTLSVICGAATKAHIASQKAREDYISSLKRGQVPNKSLLQTMYPIEFIHDGMRYRFTVAKSADDRYTLFINGSKCEVGVRKLSDGGLLIAVGGKSHTIYWKEEVAATRLSIDSKTTLLEVENDPTQLRTPSPGKLVKFLVENGDHVIAGQPYAEVEVMKMQMPLISQENGVVQLLKQPGSTLAAGDILAILTLDDPSKVKHAKPYEGMLPELGAPIVEGTKPAYKFKSLVTTLENILKGYDNQVIMNASLQQLIEVLRQPELPYSEWKLQVSALHSRLPPKLDEMQEQLVTRSFKRNADFPARQLEKMLEAALNDPNVDPLFSTTIEPLVDITTRYSKGLAAHEHFVFATFLENYYNVEKLFSGPNIREEDVILKLRDENPDDLEKVVLTVLAHSRVSARNNLILAILKHYQPLCKLSSEVAAAIEQPLKHIVELESKATAKVALQAREILIQGALPSIKERTDQVQYILKSSVLSTSYGSSETKRTKPDLEVLKDLIDSNYVVFDVLAQFLTNPDDAVSAAAAEVYIRRAYRAYTIGDLKHQKSSGSPVVEWKFQLPSAAFTSLPQVKSKLGMNRAISVSDLTYVSDGENQPLRTGLLIPARHLDDVDGILSSALSLIPSHHMSTGPVPDRSGSSASLSNVANVVVSSTEGFESESDVLKRLREILDLNKQSLVDSAIRRITFVFGYSDGTYPKYYTFRGPNYNEDETIRHIEPALAFQLELGKMSNFNIRQIFTENRNIHVYEAVGKNSPVDKRFFTRGIIRTGRISDDISIHEYLTSEANRLMSDILDNLEIIDTSNSDLNHIFINFSAVFDISPEAVEAAFGGFLERFGRRLLRLRVAAAEIRIIIKDPQTGTPVPIRALINNVSGFVVKTELYTEIKNAQGEWIFKSLDKPGAMHLRPIATPYPAKEWLQPKRYKAHLMGTTYVYDFPELFRQATVAQWKKHSPKTKLSDDFFIANELIEDENGELTEVDRELGANNIGMVAFKVTAKTPEYSHGRQFVIVANDITFKIGSFGPQEDAFFNKVTEYARKRGIPRIYLSANSGARIGIAEELVPLFQIAWNDEKDPAKGFQYLWLSDESLEELKSKGKDNAVVTECVVEEGKVRNVITAIIGSEDGLGVECLKGSGLIAGATSRAYKDIFTITLVTCRSVGIGAYLVRLGQRAIQIEAQPIILTGAPAINKLLGREVYSSNLQLGGTQIMYNNGVSHLTAPDDLAGVEKIMDWLSYIPAKRDLPVPILESEDKWDRKIDYAPSLNEQYDVRWMIAGRESADGFEYGLFDKGSFQETLSGWAKGVVTGRARLGGIPLGVIAVETRIVENLIPADPANPDSTEMLIQEAGQVWYPNSAFKTAQAINDFNHGEQLPLMILANWRGFSGGQRDMYNEVLKYGSFIVDALVDYKQPIITYIPPTGELRGGSWVVVDPTINADQMEMYADINSRAGVLEPEGMVGIKYRREKLLATMARLDDKYRELKAKLADSTLTPEEHQEVSKQLAIREKQLLPIYHQITVQFADLHDRSGRMLAKGVIKKELDWPEARRFFFWRLRRRLNEEYLMRRLNNELGSASRLEKMARIISWYPASVSQDNDREVATWIEENYQFLDEQVKSLKLEAFAQNLAKSIRNDRENSINGLAEVLKLLSAKDKEKLQKALE; the protein is encoded by the coding sequence ATGAGTGAGGAAAATCTTTCTGAGGTTTCAATCTCTCAAAGTAAACAATACGAAATTACTGAATATAGCGATAGACATTCCAAGTTGGCTTCTCATTTCATTGGTCTGAACACTGTGGATAAGGCAGATGATTCTCCATTGAAAGAGTTTGTCAAATCACATGGTGGTCATACTGTGATCTCAAAGGTTTTGATCGCTAACAATGGTATCGCAGCCgttaaagaaatcagaTCGGTTCGTAAATGGGCCTATGAAACCTTCGGCGATGAAAGAACTGTTCAATTCGTGGCCATGGCCACTCCAGAAGATCTTGAAGCCAACGCAGAATACATTCGTATGGCTGATCAATATATCGAAGTTCCCGGTGGTACCAACAATAACAATTATGCAAACGTTGACCtaattgttgaagttgCCGAAAGAGCTGATGTAGATGCAGTTTGGGCAGGTTGGGGTCATGCTTCAGAAAACCCACTACTCCCTGAAAGGCTAGCCGCTTCTCACAGAAAGATTATATTTATTGGTCCACCAGGAAATGCCATGAGATCTCTCGGTGATAAGATCTCGTCCACTATCGTTGCCCAACACGCTAAGGTTCCTTGTATCCCATGGTCTGGTACTGGTGTCGATGAAGTTCATGttgataaagaaactaACTTGGTCTCTGTCGAAGATAAAGTATACCAAGAAGGTTGTTGTTCGTCTCCAGAAGACGGTCTAAAGAAAGCCAAGGAAATTGGTTTCCCAATTATGGTCAAGGCTTCCGaaggtggtggtggtaaAGGTATCAGAAAAGtcgaaaatgaagatgagttCCTGTCTTTGTACCAACAAGCTGCTAATGAAATTCCTGGTTCTCCAATTTTTATTATGAAGTTGGCTGGTAAGGCTCGTCATTTGGAAGTTCAACTTTTGGCTGATCAATATGGTACCAACATCTCTCTATTTGGTCGTGATTGTTCTGTTCAAAGACGTCATCAAAAGATTATCGAAGAAGCTCCTGTAACTATCGCTAAGCCAGATACCTTCActgaaatggaaaaagcAGCCGTCAGATTAGGTCAATTGGTTGGTTACGTTTCTGCTGGTACCGTCGAATATTTATATTCTCATGATGAAGACAAGTTCTACTTCTTGGAGTTGAACCCAAGATTACAAGTTGAACATCCAACCACAGAAATGGTTACTGGTGTTAACTTGCCGTCTGCCCAGTTACAAATCGCTATGGGTATTCCAATGCACAGAATCAGAGATATTAGATTGTTATACGGTGTCGATCCAAAATCTGCATCCGAAATTGACTTTAACTTCTCTACACCTGAGTCTGCTAAAACTCAAAGAAAACCAACTCCTAAAGGTCACTGTACTGCCTGCCGTATCACATCCGAAGATCCAAATGAGGGTTTCAAACCATCTGGCGGTGCTTTACACGAATTGAACTTccgttcttcttccaacgTTTGGGGTTATTTCTCTGTTGGTAATAATGGTGGTATCCATTCATTCTCTGACTCTCAATTCGGTCATATCTTCGCCTTCGGTGAAAACAGACAAGCTTCAAGGAAACATATGGTTGttgctttgaaggaattaTCTATCAGAGGTGATTTCAGAACTACGGTTGAATATTTAATCAAATTATTGGAAACCGAAGACTTCGAAGACAATACCATCACGACTGGGTGGTTggatgatttgatttctcAGAAAATGACAGCTGAAAAGCCTGATAGAACCCTATCTGTCATTTGTGGTGCCGCTACCAAGGCTCATATTGCCTCCCAAAAAGCCAGAGAAGATTACATCTCATCTTTGAAGAGAGGCCAAGTTCCAAACAAATCATTACTACAAACAATGTACccaattgaatttattcatGATGGTATGAGATATAGATTTACTGTTGCTAAATCAGCCGACGATCGTTATACTCTATTCATTAACGGTTCCAAGTGCGAAGTTGGCGTAAGGAAGTTATCTGATGGTGGTTTGTTGATTGCCGTTGGTGGTAAATCACACACCATTTACTGGAAGGAAGAAGTTGCTGCTACCAGATTATCAATCGACTCTAAGACAACTCTACTAGAGGTTGAAAATGATCCAACACAACTCAGAACTCCATCTCCTGGTAAATTGGTCAAGTTTTTGGTCGAAAACGGTGATCATGTTATTGCTGGCCAACCATATGCCGAAGTTGAAGTTATGAAGATGCAAATGCCATTGATTTCTCAAGAAAATGGTGTCGTTCAGTTATTGAAACAACCAGGCTCTACTCTGGCCGCCGGTGACATTCTAGCCATCTTAACTCTAGATGACCCTAGTAAAGTCAAACATGCTAAGCCTTACGAAGGCATGCTACCAGAATTGGGTGCTCCAATCGTTGAAGGTACCAAGCCTGCATACAAATTTAAATCTTTGGTCACtactttggaaaacatCTTGAAGGGATACGACAATCAAGTTATTATGAATGCTTCATTGCAGCAATTAATTGAAGTGTTGAGACAACCAGAATTACCATACTCTGAATGGAAATTACAAGTTTCTGCTTTACATTCAAGATTACCACCTAAGTTAGACGAAATGCAAGAACAATTGGTCACCCGTTCATTCAAGAGAAATGCGGATTTCCCAGCAAGACAACTAGAAAAGATGTTAGAAGCTGCCTTAAATGATCCTAACGTTGACCCATTGTTTAGCACTACCATTGAACCACTTGTTGATATTACTACCCGTTACTCTAAGGGACTTGCTGCTCATGAACATTTTGTCTTTGCCACTTTCTTAGAAAACTATTACAATGTCGAAAAATTGTTCTCTGGGCCAAACATTCGGGAAGAAGACGTCATCTTAAAATTGCGTGATGAGAACCCTGACGACTTGGAGAAGGTTGTTTTAACCGTCCTAGCTCACTCCAGAGTATCAGCCAGAAACAACCTGATCCTTGCCATTTTGAAGCATTATCAACCGCTATGCAAATTGAGCTCTGAGGTAGCCGCTGCTATCGAACAACCATTGAAACACATCGTCGAATTAGAATCTAAGGCCACCGCTAAGGTTGCTCTACAAGCCAGagaaattttgattcaagGTGCTTTGCCATCTATCAAGGAGAGAACAGATCAAGTTCAATACATTCTTAAGTCATCTGTTTTAAGCACTTCATATGGTTCATCCGAAACGAAGCGCACAAAACCTGATTTAGAAGTTTTAAAGGACTTGATCGATTCCAACTATGTTGTTTTCGATGTGTTGGCCCAATTCTTGACAAATCCAGATGATGCCGTttctgctgctgctgccgAGGTCTACATTAGAAGAGCATACAGAGCGTACACTATTGGTGATTTGAAGCATCAAAAGTCTTCTGGATCACCTGTAGTTGAGTGGAAGTTCCAACTTCCATCTGCTGCATTCACCTCATTGCCACAGGTTAAGAGTAAATTGGGTATGAACAGAGCTATTTCTGTCTCTGATTTGACTTATGTCTCTGACGGTGAAAACCAACCATTAAGAACTGGTTTGTTGATTCCTGCTAGACATCTAGATGATGTTGATGGTATTTTGTCGTCAGCTCTATCTTTAATTCCTTCTCATCATATGTCTACTGGCCCTGTCCCAGACAGATCTGGCTCTTCAGCCAGCTTGTCTAATGTTGCCAATGTTGTTGTGTCTTCAACTGAAGGATTTGAATCTGAGTCGGATGTTTTAAAGAGACTCAGAGAGATACTCGATTTAAACAAGCAATCATTAGTTGACTCTGCTATTCGTCGTATTACCTTCGTGTTTGGATACAGTGATGGTACATATCCAAAGTACTATACCTTCCGTGGTCCAAATTacaatgaagatgaaacaATTCGTCACATTGAACCAGCTCTAGCTTTCCAACTTGAACTAGGTAAGATGTCGAACTTCAATATCAGACAAATATTTACTGAGAACAGAAACATTCATGTCTATGAGGCCGTTGGTAAAAACTCTCCGGTTGACAAGAGATTCTTTACCAGAGGTATTATCAGAACAGGTCGTATTAGTGACGACATTTCCATCCATGAATATTTGACTTCAGAAGCTAACAGATTAATGAGTGACATTTTGGACAACTTAGAGATCATTGACACTTCTAACTCAGATCTTAAccatattttcattaacTTCTCTGCTGTATTTGACATTTCGCCAGAAGCTGTTGAAGCTGCCTTTGGCGGTTTCTTGGAAAGATTTGGCAGAAGATTGCTCAGATTACGTGTTGCCGCTGCTGAAATCAGAATTATTATCAAGGACCCTCAAACTGGCACCCCGGTTCCAATCAGAGCGTTGATCAACAACGTCTCGGGCTTTGTTGTGAAGACTGAATTGTATACAGAGATCAAGAATGCACAAGGTGAATGgattttcaaatctttagATAAACCAGGTGCTATGCATTTGAGACCTATTGCCACTCCTTATCCTGCAAAGGAGTGGTTACAGCCAAAACGTTACAAGGCTCATTTGATGGGAACCACATACGTTTACGATTTCCCAGAGCTATTCCGTCAAGCCACCGTGGCACAATGGAAGAAACACTCTCCAAAGACCAAGTTGTCAGAcgattttttcattgcaaatgaattgattgaagatgaaaatggtgaaTTAACTGAAGTTGATCGTGAACTTGGTGCTAATAACATCGGTATGGTTGCATTCAAGGTTACTGCAAAAACTCCAGAATACTCTCATGGCCGTCAATTTGTCATAGTCGCCAATGATATCACTTTCAAAATTGGTTCGTTCGGTCCACAGGAAGAtgccttcttcaacaagGTTACTGAATATGCAAGAAAGCGTGGTATCCCAAGAATATACTTATCTGCCAATTCAGGTGCAAGAATTGGTATTGCCGAAGAGCTTGTTCCATTGTTCCAGATTGCTTGGaatgatgaaaaagatcCAGCAAAGGGTTTCCAATACTTATGGTTGTCAGATGAGTCTCTTGAAGAACTCAAATCTAAGGGTAAAGACAATGCTGTTGTTACCGAATGtgttgttgaagaaggtaaGGTCAGAAACGTCATTACTGCTATTATCGGTTCGGAAGATGGTCTTGGTGTTGAGTGTTTGAAGGGATCCGGTTTAATTGCAGGTGCCACTTCAAGAGCGTACAAGGATATCTTCACGATCACCTTAGTTACTTGTAGGTCTGTGGGTATCGGTGCTTATCTAGTCAGATTAGGTCAAAGAGCCATTCAAATCGAAGCACAGCCAATCATTTTAACCGGTGCTCCTGCCATCAATAAGCTTCTTGGTAGAGAAGTTTACTCTTCAAACTTGCAATTGGGTGGTACTCAGATCATGTACAACAATGGTGTTTCACACTTAACTGCTCCAGATGATTTGGCTGgtgttgaaaagatcatGGACTGGTTATCTTACATTCCTGCCAAACGTGATCTACCGGTTCCTATTTTGGAATCTGAAGATAAATGGGACAGAAAAATTGACTATGCTCCATCTTTAAACGAACAGTACGATGTTAGGTGGATGATTGCAGGTCGTGAATCTGCCGATGGTTTCGAATATGGTCTTTTCGATAAAGGTTCCTTCCAAGAAACCTTGTCTGGTTGGGCCAAGGGTGTTGTTACAGGTAGAGCCCGTTTAGGTGGTATTCCATTAGGTGTTATTGCCGttgaaacaagaattgTCGAAAATTTGATTCCTGCTGATCCTGCTAATCCTGATTCTACCGAAATGTTGATTCAAGAAGCCGGCCAAGTTTGGTATCCAAATTCCGCGTTCAAGACAGCCCAGGCTATCAATGACTTCAATCATGGTGAACAATTGCCATTAATGATCCTAGCCAACTGGAGAGGTTTCTCTGGTGGACAACGTGATATGTACAACGAAGTTTTGAAGTATGGTTCTTTCATCGTTGATGCATTGGTTGATTACAAACAGCCTATAATTACATACATTCCTCCAACTGGTGAACTAAGAGGTGGTTCTTGGGTTGTTGTTGATCCAACTATCAATGCTGACCAAATGGAAATGTATGCTGATATAAACTCAAGAGCTGGTGTTTTGGAACCAGAAGGTATGGTCGGTATCAAATACCGTAGAGAAAAATTGTTGGCTACTATGGCAAGATTAGATGACAAGTACAGAGAGTTGAAAGCCAAGTTGGCCGATTCCACTTTGACTCCAGAAGAACATCAAGAAGTATCAAAGCAGCTTGCTATCCGTGAGAAGCAATTGTTGCCAATTTACCATCAAATTACAGTACAGTTTGCTGACTTGCATGATAGATCCGGTCGTATGTTGGCAAAGGGTGTGATCAAAAAGGAATTGGACTGGCCAGAAGCTCGTCGCTTCTTTTTCTGGAGattaagaagaagattaaaCGAAGAATATTTGATGAGAAGATTAAATAACGAGCTAGGATCTGCTTCTAGACTAGAGAAAATGGCAAGAATCATATCATGGTACCCAGCTTCTGTGAGCCAAGATAACGACAGAGAAGTTGCTACTTGGATCGAAGAAAACTACCAATTCTTGGATGAACAAGTTAAGAGTCTGAAGTTGGAAGCTTTCGCACAAAATTTGGCAAAATCTATCAGAAACGACCGTGAAAATTCCATCAATGGTTTGGCGGaagttttgaaattattgtCTGccaaagacaaagaaaagcttCAAAAAGCTTTGGAATGA